The following are encoded in a window of Limibacter armeniacum genomic DNA:
- a CDS encoding DUF5675 family protein produces the protein MAKGQIQGVLKRFPDDGRQVLGRMHVYRGIDQVFSTCTLELSDKGNARNISCIPRGTYKVVPRHTDARGWHYEISGVPGRSLILIHPGNFHRDIQGCVLLGTDFIDIDGDGHKDVVSSRRQCDALWDCIGENEWTLQII, from the coding sequence ATGGCTAAAGGACAAATTCAAGGCGTATTGAAGCGCTTTCCGGATGACGGCAGGCAGGTATTGGGGCGCATGCATGTGTACAGGGGAATTGACCAGGTTTTCAGTACCTGTACGCTGGAGCTTTCCGACAAGGGGAATGCCCGAAACATTAGCTGCATTCCAAGGGGTACGTACAAGGTGGTCCCCCGCCATACCGATGCCAGAGGCTGGCACTACGAGATAAGTGGGGTACCGGGCAGGAGCTTGATCCTGATCCACCCTGGTAACTTCCACAGGGATATCCAAGGGTGTGTGCTATTGGGGACAGACTTCATAGACATAGACGGGGATGGGCACAAGGATGTGGTCAGCTCCCGCAGGCAATGTGATGCCCTATGGGATTGTATCGGTGAAAATGAGTGGACATTGCAAATCATCTAG
- a CDS encoding phage tail protein: MKKFNTPPKGAIYNTADFEHLYKSVKELADALSGVLTESAAPVRITGVEWTVNVSNYSCTEGWLLYQNTIYKVEAFSGTATGAQVPVFKLQTVNAVHEPHDLYEGFNKVGSFFLCTEEKLKPEFGAAGTGLFDYDAIIKNPVKRNSDAIAGLQGLLPGMIVDYYGSLSNFNGSGLGIGDMIGYALCNGQTHDLPSGQFITPDLRGRVIIGKGDSSLAGGNPEANLNEYFEIGNVGGLREVILTINQMPEHNHNVGNGTASVAQGDFGLIRRSATTDTNSWTVDAVDAEGKGVEPDVITTPKSIPMQGGGQAHENRQPYMVLGKVIKLPL, from the coding sequence ATGAAAAAATTCAATACACCTCCAAAGGGAGCAATCTATAATACTGCTGATTTTGAGCACCTGTATAAGTCTGTAAAGGAACTGGCTGATGCGCTTTCAGGGGTACTCACCGAGAGTGCGGCACCTGTCAGGATTACAGGCGTGGAATGGACAGTGAATGTTTCGAATTATAGCTGTACCGAAGGTTGGCTTTTGTATCAGAATACCATTTATAAGGTGGAAGCATTTTCAGGAACTGCCACTGGTGCACAGGTACCTGTATTCAAGCTACAGACCGTAAATGCAGTTCATGAGCCTCATGACCTTTACGAGGGCTTTAATAAGGTAGGTTCATTCTTTCTCTGTACCGAGGAAAAGCTAAAGCCTGAGTTTGGGGCTGCCGGAACGGGATTGTTTGATTATGATGCCATTATCAAGAACCCTGTAAAGCGAAACAGTGATGCCATTGCGGGACTTCAGGGGCTTTTGCCAGGGATGATTGTGGATTACTATGGCAGTCTTTCAAATTTTAATGGTTCTGGTTTGGGTATTGGCGACATGATTGGCTATGCCCTTTGTAATGGACAAACACATGACCTTCCAAGTGGTCAATTCATAACGCCAGACCTCCGAGGTCGCGTGATTATTGGCAAGGGAGACTCTTCACTTGCTGGTGGAAACCCAGAAGCCAACCTGAATGAATATTTTGAAATAGGGAATGTGGGAGGTTTAAGGGAAGTTATCCTTACCATCAACCAAATGCCTGAGCATAATCATAATGTAGGGAATGGGACTGCCAGTGTCGCACAAGGTGACTTTGGTCTGATTCGTAGGTCTGCCACTACTGATACCAATAGTTGGACGGTTGATGCAGTGGATGCAGAAGGAAAAGGAGTTGAGCCTGATGTAATTACAACGCCAAAATCCATTCCAATGCAAGGAGGTGGGCAAGCTCATGAAAACAGGCAGCCTTATATGGTTTTGGGCAAGGTAATAAAGCTACCACTATGA
- a CDS encoding fibronectin type III domain-containing protein yields the protein MKLKKRTTEGMNLLDIVLTEEGSVEGIVNFLQRNPGINPNGIIPAGTEIVVDTEEVQSRSVVDYLKGRNLRVNTGDIESPASPSELIAVATAIGEITLSWADNSQGLYGFEVWRRRKGALEFTLVEETDVAEVGYVDTGLGHGVTYEYKVRILGFAGAVDYSNVAEATTISADLVINASNPVGISIAGTGEWRHEGGVSYLFATAGKSAVSGIYLCDAGVSGVVDVSDAGWTSLVYLCVNKATNLDLRVGDWINQDGVTIEVVNSYVFKDLLKPFIAHVKQVNDVAANPNRTLDIGIITTDPAEDADLLADIDYLIANGWNVKIVYDKLLSFKVSAKTFLDTRGRVTDNAGEDLWLVNGQVFVSGYVNQNDVVEVYHTEPASLMDVIIDNIISGNIIPTQSLLSGSKLSARNSFASKQVLFNLIYEIEGLNPLNEFTLDILASETIDLYEDGDILKSELIDAVKVIDNLNVIYPKLRIGPDSGFSGFNATGSGDYTENENVAWKEGDFGVSFDGNQILNQIKYFEVFDDGLVGIFIRNNLNMEGWKIWSTQNTFSFNAGNTPISTADQIDFSNQVAISQVIYNSIYEFKAPLGSTINVLNLLNVDSGIHLDLSDYVISLNAGFTFRYCSAEQLIFSGVGNSIGAVVCDFRDSKLRGVNDWSGVTLNNTTIRYQNADNGGFPLEIIVADGSTIAAPLENKPLKIRTVDGTILYSNY from the coding sequence ATGAAGCTAAAGAAACGCACCACAGAAGGAATGAACCTTCTGGATATAGTACTAACCGAAGAGGGAAGCGTTGAGGGGATTGTAAATTTCCTTCAGCGCAATCCTGGTATTAATCCCAATGGGATTATTCCCGCAGGTACTGAGATTGTTGTGGATACGGAGGAAGTCCAGAGCCGTAGTGTGGTGGATTATCTCAAAGGGCGTAACCTTCGGGTGAATACTGGAGATATTGAATCACCTGCATCACCTTCAGAACTTATAGCTGTAGCTACTGCTATCGGTGAAATCACCTTAAGCTGGGCAGATAACAGCCAAGGTTTGTATGGCTTTGAGGTATGGCGTAGGCGTAAGGGAGCATTGGAGTTTACGCTAGTGGAGGAAACGGATGTGGCAGAAGTAGGCTATGTTGATACTGGGCTAGGTCATGGGGTGACTTATGAGTATAAGGTGCGTATTCTTGGCTTTGCTGGAGCTGTTGATTATTCAAATGTGGCAGAGGCTACCACTATTTCTGCGGATTTGGTTATCAATGCCTCAAATCCTGTAGGTATCAGTATAGCTGGTACTGGAGAGTGGAGACATGAAGGCGGCGTTTCTTATTTGTTTGCAACTGCTGGGAAGTCTGCTGTTTCAGGTATTTACCTATGTGATGCGGGTGTGTCTGGTGTGGTGGATGTATCAGATGCTGGTTGGACTTCCTTGGTGTACCTCTGTGTCAATAAGGCTACAAATCTTGATTTGCGTGTAGGTGATTGGATTAATCAGGATGGGGTAACTATTGAAGTGGTGAATAGCTATGTGTTTAAAGACCTTTTAAAACCTTTTATAGCACATGTTAAACAGGTCAATGATGTTGCTGCCAATCCTAACAGAACCTTGGATATTGGTATTATCACTACAGACCCAGCGGAAGATGCAGACCTATTGGCTGATATTGACTACTTGATAGCGAATGGCTGGAATGTGAAGATTGTGTATGATAAGCTTCTGTCTTTTAAAGTTTCTGCTAAAACATTTTTGGACACAAGAGGAAGAGTCACAGATAATGCTGGGGAGGATTTGTGGCTAGTGAATGGGCAAGTGTTTGTTAGTGGGTATGTGAATCAAAATGATGTGGTGGAGGTTTATCATACGGAGCCTGCTAGTTTGATGGATGTTATAATCGACAATATTATTTCAGGTAATATTATTCCAACACAGTCATTGTTAAGTGGATCAAAACTATCAGCTAGAAATAGTTTTGCATCAAAGCAAGTATTATTTAATCTTATATATGAGATAGAAGGACTCAACCCTTTAAATGAATTTACTCTCGATATATTAGCGAGTGAAACAATTGACTTATATGAAGATGGTGATATTCTCAAAAGTGAATTGATAGATGCTGTTAAAGTAATTGACAATCTAAATGTAATTTATCCTAAACTTAGAATAGGTCCTGATTCGGGTTTCTCTGGTTTTAATGCTACTGGCTCTGGGGATTATACTGAAAATGAGAATGTAGCTTGGAAAGAAGGAGATTTTGGGGTGTCGTTTGATGGTAATCAGATACTAAATCAGATAAAATACTTTGAAGTGTTTGACGATGGGTTGGTAGGTATATTTATCCGTAACAACCTCAATATGGAAGGCTGGAAAATATGGAGTACACAGAATACTTTCTCTTTTAATGCTGGTAATACCCCAATTTCAACGGCGGATCAAATTGATTTCTCGAATCAAGTTGCTATAAGTCAAGTTATTTACAATAGTATATATGAGTTTAAAGCCCCATTAGGCTCGACTATAAACGTGCTAAATCTGTTAAATGTAGATTCAGGTATACATTTGGATTTGTCAGATTATGTAATATCTCTCAATGCAGGATTTACATTTAGATATTGTAGTGCCGAACAACTCATTTTTTCTGGAGTAGGGAACAGTATAGGCGCGGTTGTGTGTGACTTCAGGGATTCAAAACTTAGAGGTGTGAATGACTGGTCAGGTGTTACATTGAACAACACGACAATCAGATACCAGAATGCTGACAATGGAGGTTTTCCTTTGGAAATCATTGTAGCGGATGGTTCGACGATTGCCGCTCCGCTGGAGAATAAACCACTGAAAATACGGACTGTTGATGGTACAATACTTTATTCTAATTATTAA
- a CDS encoding T9SS type A sorting domain-containing protein, giving the protein MDKGSEDKMLKELNPNEIESINVLKRDTLSQFFCERNIYGIILITTKKAEKKLDFDFSEPDQSSSLSLKIFPNPSQNHLAISSENENYIQQIKVFDWNGKTILEKAFNQSTLQVKEPIANWKTGIYIIEITTASGVSRKHFIKE; this is encoded by the coding sequence TTGGATAAAGGTTCAGAAGACAAAATGCTAAAAGAGTTAAACCCTAACGAGATTGAATCAATCAATGTCCTTAAAAGGGATACACTATCACAGTTTTTTTGTGAAAGAAATATTTACGGGATTATACTTATTACCACCAAAAAAGCAGAAAAAAAGTTAGACTTTGACTTCTCTGAACCTGATCAATCTTCCTCTCTGTCTTTAAAAATTTTCCCAAACCCTTCTCAAAACCACCTTGCTATCTCATCAGAAAATGAAAATTATATTCAACAGATCAAGGTCTTTGATTGGAATGGAAAAACTATACTAGAGAAAGCTTTTAATCAAAGCACTCTTCAGGTAAAAGAGCCTATTGCTAACTGGAAAACGGGCATTTACATTATCGAAATCACTACAGCTTCAGGAGTTAGCAGAAAACATTTTATAAAGGAGTAA
- a CDS encoding methylenetetrahydrofolate reductase, translating to MLKDKILNREAGLLFYGITPPKLNNDPEKFKEIAAKQMDRLRGKPIDGLILYDIQDESSRTDMPRPFPYLRTLSPQIYADEYLTELEIPKIVYRSVGNYSQSDFENWIEESRGTDTFSVFVGAPSKDQQTPFSLSQAYQVAKDAEADVVLGGVTIPERHDKKEDEHMRILYKTAKGCRFFVSQCVYSLTHAKNLLADYFYYIQKQQLPAMPIIFTLTPCGSFKTLEFMQWLGIDIPKWLYKELKYADDPLEKSLDVSRKIADELLDYAIEKNIPIGFNIESVAIRKSEIEASIQLLEDVKAMMDKKYGEVERI from the coding sequence ATGCTGAAGGACAAGATCTTAAATAGAGAAGCAGGACTGCTGTTTTATGGAATTACACCTCCAAAATTGAACAATGACCCTGAAAAGTTCAAAGAAATAGCAGCCAAGCAGATGGACAGGTTAAGAGGGAAACCAATTGATGGACTGATTCTGTATGATATTCAGGATGAATCTTCAAGAACGGATATGCCTAGACCATTTCCTTATCTGCGAACGCTTTCTCCTCAGATATATGCAGACGAGTACCTTACCGAATTGGAGATCCCCAAAATAGTGTACCGAAGTGTAGGGAACTATTCACAGTCTGACTTTGAAAATTGGATTGAGGAATCGAGAGGGACGGATACTTTTTCAGTATTTGTAGGTGCGCCATCTAAGGATCAGCAGACGCCGTTTTCGTTAAGCCAAGCATATCAGGTCGCTAAAGACGCTGAAGCGGATGTAGTTTTGGGAGGGGTGACCATTCCAGAGAGGCACGACAAAAAGGAAGATGAGCACATGAGGATCTTGTACAAGACTGCCAAAGGTTGTCGCTTTTTTGTTTCTCAGTGTGTATATAGTTTGACCCACGCCAAAAACTTGTTGGCAGATTATTTTTACTATATACAAAAACAGCAATTGCCCGCAATGCCAATCATTTTTACCTTGACGCCATGTGGGTCTTTCAAGACGTTGGAGTTTATGCAATGGTTGGGAATAGACATTCCAAAATGGCTGTACAAGGAGCTGAAATATGCAGATGATCCTTTAGAGAAATCATTGGATGTTAGCCGCAAGATCGCTGATGAACTCTTGGATTATGCCATTGAAAAGAATATTCCAATCGGGTTCAATATTGAAAGTGTAGCGATCCGAAAGAGTGAGATCGAGGCATCTATCCAACTGCTGGAAGATGTAAAAGCAATGATGGATAAAAAGTATGGTGAAGTGGAGAGGATATAG
- a CDS encoding nuclear transport factor 2 family protein: MKNHIAFLLSVLIWGAATMNIFAQESKSEAEKEVVAVIQQLFDGMRAADSTAVGKTFHPDARMQTVVAKEGTIKLHTGSVEKFLTAIGTPHEEIYNEVIHDYDVRIDGELASVWTPYTFKLGENISHCGVNAFQLVKLDGKWLILQVTDTRHKENCQ; encoded by the coding sequence ATGAAAAATCACATTGCATTTTTACTGTCAGTTTTGATATGGGGTGCTGCAACGATGAATATTTTTGCTCAGGAATCGAAGAGCGAAGCTGAAAAAGAAGTGGTCGCAGTGATTCAACAACTTTTTGACGGGATGAGAGCAGCTGACAGTACTGCTGTAGGAAAAACGTTTCACCCTGATGCCCGCATGCAAACAGTGGTAGCCAAAGAAGGTACCATAAAATTGCATACAGGAAGTGTAGAAAAGTTTCTGACAGCCATTGGAACTCCACACGAGGAGATTTACAATGAAGTAATTCATGACTACGATGTCAGGATTGACGGAGAGTTGGCTAGCGTTTGGACACCTTATACATTCAAATTGGGAGAAAACATCTCACATTGTGGTGTCAATGCTTTTCAGCTTGTAAAACTGGACGGGAAATGGCTCATATTGCAAGTGACCGATACAAGACATAAGGAGAACTGTCAATGA
- a CDS encoding BaiN/RdsA family NAD(P)/FAD-dependent oxidoreductase, with the protein MRLIIDTTELYKVKIYVIGGGAAGYFAAISAASTGNAQVTILEKSSNLLAKVKVSGGGRCNVTHSCFKPVDLSRRYPRGEKFLKKAFGKFMTTDTIQWFEDRGVTLKTEDDGRMFPVTDNSQTIIDCLQKEARNLGVTVKTRQEVQEILPSEEGGIWLSVKGGSERIFADKVIVTTGGSPKEAGLNWLKELGHAIEKPVPSLFTFNMPTEKVRELMGVAVPNAKVKVLGTKLESEGPLLITHWGMSGPAILRLSAWGARELADKQYQFKASINWLPEWKEEPFRAHLQKVRQEFGPRKVGNRNPFELPKRLWAYLIERMEISEEKRWADLSKKDWNKIVVTLLTDEYTVSGKTTFKEEFVTCGGVSLADIDVKTMESRVVKGLHFAGEVMDIDGITGGFNFQAAWTTGFVAGTSAAKDQAQ; encoded by the coding sequence TTGCGACTCATTATTGATACAACAGAATTATATAAGGTGAAGATATATGTAATTGGAGGTGGAGCTGCAGGCTATTTTGCAGCCATTTCAGCCGCTTCAACAGGAAATGCACAAGTGACCATATTGGAGAAGTCATCCAATTTGCTGGCAAAAGTGAAAGTGTCAGGAGGTGGTCGTTGCAATGTGACCCATTCCTGCTTCAAGCCAGTAGACCTGTCAAGACGTTACCCACGAGGCGAGAAGTTCTTGAAGAAAGCTTTCGGGAAATTTATGACCACAGACACTATTCAATGGTTTGAGGACCGAGGAGTAACACTAAAGACAGAAGATGATGGAAGGATGTTCCCCGTAACGGATAACTCCCAAACCATTATTGACTGTCTTCAGAAGGAAGCTAGAAACTTAGGTGTAACGGTTAAGACGCGCCAAGAAGTACAGGAAATTCTGCCATCTGAAGAAGGAGGGATATGGTTGTCTGTAAAAGGAGGAAGTGAGCGGATTTTTGCCGACAAAGTGATAGTAACCACTGGAGGTAGCCCCAAAGAGGCAGGGCTAAATTGGCTGAAGGAGTTGGGGCATGCGATTGAAAAGCCTGTTCCTTCTCTGTTTACGTTCAACATGCCAACTGAAAAGGTGCGTGAATTGATGGGGGTGGCAGTTCCCAACGCCAAAGTAAAAGTGTTAGGGACAAAGCTTGAGTCAGAAGGACCTTTGCTGATTACTCACTGGGGAATGAGCGGACCTGCAATCCTTAGGCTTTCGGCATGGGGCGCCAGAGAGCTGGCAGATAAGCAGTACCAGTTCAAGGCTTCCATCAATTGGTTACCTGAATGGAAAGAGGAGCCTTTCAGGGCACACCTTCAAAAAGTCAGACAAGAATTTGGTCCTAGAAAAGTTGGCAACAGAAATCCATTTGAGCTGCCTAAAAGGTTATGGGCTTACCTGATTGAGAGAATGGAAATCAGTGAAGAGAAAAGATGGGCAGACTTGTCGAAGAAGGATTGGAACAAAATAGTTGTAACCTTATTGACGGATGAGTATACCGTAAGCGGAAAGACGACCTTTAAGGAAGAGTTTGTGACGTGTGGCGGAGTTAGCTTAGCTGATATTGATGTGAAAACAATGGAAAGCCGTGTGGTGAAAGGACTTCACTTTGCAGGTGAGGTAATGGACATTGATGGTATTACAGGAGGTTTTAACTTTCAGGCTGCTTGGACCACTGGGTTTGTGGCAGGTACTTCAGCTGCGAAAGACCAAGCCCAATAA
- a CDS encoding SpoIIE family protein phosphatase: MLFRTLPRIAAAVLLFCTFSISNFLYAQMLGKPFIQNFSPTKYKADGQNWAVAQDNRGVIYVGNTIGLLEYDGVSWRLIPTPNEEVVRRLLKGPDGSIYLSTSSEFGFLASDKTKGLYFHSLKDHLDEADKTNSRIDEIFEANNGIYFMSRQAIYYWFGGKMEVIRAKEGERFEQFFGLGNRVFVLRKKSDDTRVFEEVIQAQLIGMPNSQAVGRLQPTKMEQYTSGIMLMSTPDKGFYLYDESQKGRVKKFKTDVDTYISENGLRKILKLADGNFVFGTTTGGLVLLNSEGKLLQKVGKESGLFSDEVYTMYEDDQHGLWLALGHGISRVELSAPISKWDDEVGGWTTSIIKHKGKIYSASFGAYCLTENGFKQIDGLNRTSQSWRFIEFTLPKSNDKVLLLATNDGIFEVEGLNAKRIYDKSSRLMSLFQSTVFPERLYIGGISGDLHVVEREGKDWKPKQVINTKVGQIRFIEEENNGNLWMSTFSSGVASLQFKDPESLEVKEIKTYGEEKGLPSEKYTVPFKRHGITHITTEKGLYAYNQQKDMFELCHQPINDVFSEGERGVMYLKSLEENKLLLSPYKTGSKQSISEVILKDGKAKWEDTPFKRLPSMEVEEIAIDGNIVWIGGSEGVFRFNKELARDYNKPYTALIRKVMIGKDSLVYNGAYVTPGTIRNGNNLLSQPKGEFPIVPFSNNTVSFDFAAPSFDNSEDANEYQYKLEGFDDQWSDWTATSHQAYTNLSPGQYVFKVKSRNVYGAISDEASFKFMVTSPWYMSIVAYFTYVMMAGATVYGVVKWNTRRLKVQNRTLETLVEKRTAEIESQKNQIQKAYNNIKTIGDIGQKITVALDMEVLIETVYHNINSLMDASAFGVGVFNEEMNRLDFIGFIENGKKLPNSFDHLTEDDKFSVLCFNRLQPIFINNMEEEYNHYIDGEIKANIGEMTKSLIYLPLIIENKPIGVITVQSLSENAYSTIDLTILQTLASYVAIALSNTNSFRVIKEKNLQITDSIRYAETIQKAVLPSIEKMRETLHEFFVLWMPKDIVSGDFYWFNHIDDRIYLAVVDCTGHGVPGAFMSMIGTSSLNDIVNVNKVYSPAKILEQLHLTIRAKLKQYEAKNMDGMDISLCMLEPHDDFDMKLTFAGAKQPLYYVKDGKFCEIKGDRKSIGGMQRENKREFTDHEVILSAGDSLYLLSDGYIDQNNPDRKKIGSMRLKELLMSIRNQSMDNQRQAMLTMLEEHQKGAPQRDDITVMAVKV, encoded by the coding sequence ATGCTATTTCGAACCTTACCCAGAATCGCAGCTGCTGTGCTGTTGTTTTGTACATTTTCGATATCTAATTTTCTATATGCCCAAATGTTGGGTAAGCCCTTTATTCAAAACTTTTCTCCTACTAAGTACAAAGCTGATGGGCAGAACTGGGCTGTGGCTCAAGATAACAGAGGGGTTATCTACGTAGGTAATACAATTGGTTTGCTTGAATATGATGGTGTATCATGGCGGCTGATTCCAACTCCTAATGAAGAGGTGGTAAGAAGGCTGCTAAAGGGACCTGATGGTAGCATTTATTTGTCTACATCGTCCGAGTTTGGCTTTCTGGCTAGCGATAAGACAAAAGGACTTTACTTCCATTCATTGAAGGACCATCTTGATGAGGCTGATAAGACAAACAGTAGGATAGATGAAATATTTGAAGCCAATAATGGGATTTACTTTATGTCTAGGCAGGCCATCTATTATTGGTTTGGAGGTAAAATGGAAGTCATTCGGGCAAAAGAAGGGGAACGTTTTGAGCAATTTTTTGGACTTGGTAACAGAGTGTTTGTTCTCAGAAAAAAGAGTGATGACACAAGGGTTTTTGAAGAGGTAATTCAGGCACAACTAATTGGCATGCCTAACAGTCAGGCTGTGGGCAGACTTCAACCTACCAAAATGGAGCAATATACATCAGGTATTATGCTGATGTCGACTCCTGATAAAGGCTTCTATCTGTATGATGAGTCACAAAAAGGCAGAGTCAAGAAATTCAAGACTGATGTTGATACCTATATTTCGGAGAATGGATTGAGAAAAATCCTGAAGCTGGCGGATGGTAATTTTGTTTTTGGTACGACTACAGGCGGTTTGGTTTTGTTAAACTCTGAAGGGAAGTTGTTACAGAAAGTTGGAAAAGAGTCTGGTTTGTTTTCAGATGAGGTATATACCATGTACGAAGATGACCAACATGGACTTTGGTTGGCTTTAGGTCATGGTATTTCTAGAGTGGAATTGTCTGCTCCTATTTCGAAATGGGATGACGAAGTAGGTGGATGGACAACTTCAATCATCAAACATAAAGGCAAAATCTACTCAGCATCATTTGGCGCGTATTGCTTAACAGAAAATGGTTTTAAGCAGATTGATGGATTGAACCGAACTTCTCAGTCATGGAGATTCATTGAGTTTACTTTACCGAAAAGCAATGACAAGGTATTACTCTTGGCTACCAATGATGGTATTTTTGAAGTTGAAGGTCTGAATGCAAAGAGAATATACGATAAGTCATCAAGGTTGATGTCATTATTTCAGTCAACAGTATTTCCTGAAAGACTTTACATTGGAGGAATCAGTGGTGATCTCCATGTAGTGGAAAGGGAAGGCAAAGATTGGAAGCCCAAGCAGGTGATCAATACAAAAGTAGGGCAGATCAGGTTTATTGAAGAGGAGAACAATGGAAACCTGTGGATGTCTACTTTCTCAAGTGGGGTAGCGAGCTTACAGTTTAAGGATCCTGAAAGTCTTGAGGTAAAAGAGATCAAGACCTATGGAGAGGAGAAAGGATTGCCTTCCGAAAAATATACGGTTCCATTCAAGCGTCATGGCATAACACATATTACGACTGAGAAAGGGCTTTATGCATATAACCAGCAGAAGGATATGTTTGAGTTATGTCATCAGCCAATCAATGATGTTTTCAGCGAAGGAGAAAGAGGGGTGATGTACCTAAAATCCTTGGAGGAGAATAAGCTTTTGCTGTCTCCATATAAGACAGGAAGCAAGCAGTCAATTTCAGAAGTCATACTAAAAGATGGTAAAGCTAAATGGGAGGATACTCCATTCAAGAGGCTTCCTTCGATGGAAGTCGAGGAGATAGCCATTGATGGAAACATTGTTTGGATTGGTGGTTCGGAAGGCGTGTTCAGGTTTAACAAGGAGTTGGCAAGGGACTATAACAAGCCTTATACAGCATTGATCAGAAAGGTGATGATTGGAAAAGACTCCTTGGTATACAATGGTGCCTATGTTACTCCAGGTACTATCAGAAATGGTAACAATCTGCTATCACAACCAAAAGGGGAATTTCCTATAGTTCCATTCAGTAACAATACGGTATCATTTGATTTTGCAGCACCTTCCTTTGACAACAGTGAAGATGCCAATGAGTACCAGTATAAGCTGGAAGGTTTTGATGACCAATGGTCGGACTGGACTGCAACTTCCCATCAGGCATATACAAACCTTTCTCCCGGACAATATGTATTCAAGGTAAAATCCAGAAATGTCTATGGGGCAATAAGTGATGAAGCATCGTTTAAGTTTATGGTGACTTCGCCTTGGTATATGTCTATTGTTGCTTATTTCACTTATGTGATGATGGCAGGGGCTACAGTTTATGGCGTAGTAAAATGGAATACTCGCCGACTGAAAGTGCAGAACAGGACATTGGAGACTTTGGTAGAAAAAAGAACAGCTGAGATTGAATCGCAGAAGAACCAGATTCAGAAGGCATATAACAATATCAAGACTATTGGTGATATCGGGCAGAAGATTACAGTAGCTTTGGATATGGAAGTCCTGATTGAAACAGTCTACCATAATATCAACTCTTTGATGGATGCTTCGGCATTTGGGGTAGGTGTTTTCAATGAGGAAATGAACAGGCTGGACTTTATCGGCTTTATTGAAAATGGAAAGAAATTGCCAAACAGTTTTGATCACCTGACAGAGGATGATAAGTTCTCAGTACTTTGCTTTAACAGGCTACAGCCGATATTCATCAACAATATGGAAGAGGAATATAACCACTATATTGATGGGGAGATTAAGGCAAATATAGGGGAGATGACTAAGTCGTTGATTTACCTGCCATTGATTATTGAGAATAAACCGATTGGTGTAATTACAGTACAAAGCTTATCTGAAAACGCTTATTCAACTATTGACCTGACGATCCTCCAAACGTTGGCATCGTATGTGGCAATTGCCTTGTCAAACACCAATTCCTTCCGAGTTATCAAGGAGAAGAACCTTCAGATTACAGACAGTATCCGTTACGCTGAAACAATTCAGAAAGCGGTGTTGCCATCTATTGAGAAGATGCGTGAGACATTGCATGAGTTTTTTGTGTTGTGGATGCCAAAGGATATCGTATCGGGTGACTTCTATTGGTTTAACCATATCGATGACAGAATTTACCTTGCGGTGGTGGACTGTACAGGACATGGAGTGCCGGGTGCATTTATGTCCATGATTGGTACCTCAAGCCTGAATGATATCGTGAACGTGAATAAAGTTTATTCACCAGCCAAAATTTTGGAGCAACTTCACCTGACCATTCGAGCGAAGCTGAAGCAATATGAAGCCAAGAATATGGATGGTATGGACATCTCACTTTGTATGTTGGAACCACATGATGACTTTGACATGAAGCTAACGTTTGCCGGAGCAAAGCAGCCTCTTTATTATGTCAAGGACGGGAAGTTCTGTGAGATCAAAGGTGACCGTAAGTCCATTGGAGGAATGCAGCGAGAAAACAAGAGAGAGTTTACTGACCATGAAGTAATCCTTTCGGCTGGAGACTCTTTATACCTGCTTTCAGATGGATATATAGACCAGAATAACCCTGACAGAAAGAAAATAGGTTCAATGCGTTTGAAAGAACTGTTGATGTCAATCCGTAACCAATCAATGGACAATCAGCGTCAGGCAATGTTGACAATGTTGGAAGAGCATCAGAAAGGAGCTCCACAACGAGATGATATAACAGTAATGGCTGTAAAAGTATAA